The Parachlamydia acanthamoebae genome has a window encoding:
- the rfbA gene encoding glucose-1-phosphate thymidylyltransferase RfbA — MRKGIILAGGSGTRLYPLTAALSKQLLPVYDKPMIYYPISTLMLAGIREILIISTPEDTPRFQQLLGDGSQWGLDFHYAVQPHPGGLAQAFIIGKSFLQNQPCVLILGDNLFFGNELSQLLKVAEEEKDGATIFAYKVHNPQRYGVVEFDKDKRPKGIVEKPIVPKSRYAVTGLYFYDHQVCDIAADLKPSARGELEITDVNNYYLKQGTLHLEIFGRGIAWLDTGTFESLLEASVFIQTIQHRQGVKIGCLEEIAYRMGYIPSIQLEKIAHAMRDSEYASYLLELLDD; from the coding sequence ATGAGAAAGGGGATTATATTAGCAGGAGGCAGTGGAACTAGGCTATATCCATTGACTGCCGCACTGTCTAAGCAATTGCTACCAGTTTACGATAAGCCAATGATTTATTATCCCATTTCTACTTTAATGTTAGCGGGGATTCGGGAAATCCTCATTATTTCAACACCTGAGGATACACCACGCTTTCAACAATTGCTGGGAGATGGTTCTCAATGGGGATTGGATTTTCATTATGCGGTGCAACCTCATCCAGGGGGATTAGCGCAAGCCTTCATTATTGGAAAATCCTTTCTTCAAAACCAACCTTGTGTACTCATTTTAGGGGATAATCTCTTCTTTGGAAACGAACTATCACAACTATTAAAAGTTGCTGAAGAGGAAAAAGATGGTGCAACGATCTTTGCCTATAAGGTGCATAATCCACAAAGATATGGTGTGGTTGAGTTTGATAAAGATAAGCGACCTAAGGGCATTGTAGAAAAGCCCATAGTTCCTAAATCTCGTTATGCTGTCACCGGTTTATATTTTTATGATCATCAGGTGTGTGATATTGCTGCAGATCTGAAGCCCTCTGCAAGAGGAGAGTTGGAGATTACAGATGTGAACAATTACTATCTGAAACAAGGAACTCTGCACTTAGAAATTTTTGGGCGGGGGATTGCCTGGCTTGATACAGGTACCTTTGAGTCCTTGCTTGAGGCTTCGGTTTTTATCCAGACAATTCAGCACAGACAAGGTGTCAAAATTGGTTGCTTGGAAGAAATTGCTTATCGGATGGGTTATATTCCCAGCATTCAATTGGAAAAAATCGCGCATGCCATGCGTGATAGTGAGTATGCCTCTTATTTACTTGAACTTTTGGATGATTAA
- a CDS encoding PTS sugar transporter subunit IIA, which translates to MIKISKYLDADLVTFLDVDTRDEALHTLVEMVHNAHLIKDKEAFYNAIIEREKIVSTGIGMGVAIPHAKLVSYDHFFVAIAVLRRGIDWNALDHAPVRIIFMIGGPDDKQTEYLQILSSLTLMLKDEQRRKKMLTLNSGDAILALFDET; encoded by the coding sequence ATGATTAAAATATCCAAATATTTGGATGCCGATCTCGTCACCTTTTTAGACGTCGATACGCGCGATGAAGCTCTTCACACTTTAGTTGAAATGGTTCATAATGCTCATTTAATTAAAGACAAAGAAGCTTTTTATAACGCAATTATTGAAAGAGAAAAAATTGTATCAACGGGTATTGGAATGGGAGTTGCTATTCCACATGCCAAGCTTGTTTCCTACGATCACTTTTTCGTTGCGATTGCCGTACTGCGCAGGGGCATTGATTGGAATGCGTTGGATCATGCGCCTGTAAGAATCATTTTTATGATTGGCGGTCCCGATGATAAGCAAACGGAGTACCTTCAAATCCTATCCTCATTGACTCTAATGTTAAAAGATGAGCAAAGAAGAAAAAAAATGTTAACTTTGAATTCCGGAGACGCTATTCTTGCTCTTTTCGATGAAACATAA
- a CDS encoding PTS sugar transporter subunit IIA: MDLKIKDVADLLNVSETTIRRWLVDRKIPAYRINHQYRFSRIEIEDWVLKHKLGKTQEDGYSPFDKQDVRVKTEENGSKDGESAKGGSKQYGLYRAIHKGNVLHNVPGATKEEVIKNATAIIAKDLNLDAGVLTDLLLDRENLQPTALNNGIGIPHTRDFVMNTHHDIVVVVFPQQPIEYGALDGQPVHTLFFLFACEDKRHLHLLAKIAHLSHQASTLELLQSKPDKEAFLEYVKNWESSIQKVQTT, encoded by the coding sequence ATGGATTTAAAAATCAAAGATGTTGCAGATCTTCTCAATGTATCAGAAACCACCATTCGTCGATGGCTGGTGGATCGAAAAATTCCTGCTTATCGGATTAACCATCAATATCGCTTCAGCCGAATTGAAATTGAAGATTGGGTGTTAAAGCATAAACTGGGAAAAACACAGGAAGATGGATATTCTCCGTTTGACAAGCAAGACGTTCGAGTGAAAACTGAAGAGAATGGATCTAAAGATGGGGAAAGCGCAAAAGGGGGCAGCAAGCAGTACGGATTATACCGCGCGATTCACAAAGGAAATGTGTTGCACAATGTCCCTGGAGCAACGAAAGAAGAAGTCATAAAAAATGCGACAGCGATCATTGCGAAAGATCTCAATCTAGATGCGGGCGTATTGACAGACCTCCTTTTAGACAGAGAGAATCTTCAGCCAACGGCCTTAAACAATGGAATTGGTATTCCGCATACACGTGACTTTGTCATGAATACCCATCACGACATTGTGGTTGTGGTATTCCCTCAACAGCCGATTGAGTATGGGGCTTTGGATGGACAACCAGTCCATACGCTTTTTTTCTTATTTGCATGTGAAGATAAACGCCACTTGCATCTCCTAGCAAAAATAGCCCATCTAAGTCATCAAGCAAGCACTCTAGAGCTTTTACAAAGCAAACCGGATAAAGAAGCCTTTCTAGAATATGTTAAAAACTGGGAAAGCAGCATTCAAAAAGTGCAAACTACCTAA
- the radA gene encoding DNA repair protein RadA — MVAIKQKNVWYCSECGHKQTKWLGQCPQCSRWNTFHEEVEFLGNVRFESAPSISANKPMRIKDVSSVETPRISTHIQECDRLIGGGIVPGSLTLVGGDPGIGKSTLLLQLSNALAMQGLIILYVCGEESVEQTSMRAKRLGIESDNLYLLNETNFSAIKVQIDNIKPDVLIVDSIQIVYKSEISSAPGSVSQVRETTTEFMHLAKGRRIATFLIGHVTKSGEIAGPRVLEHLVDTVLYFEGDKQQNYRMIRVVKNRFGPTDEIAVFQMNSSGLTQVPNPSHIFLEERTKNRVGSVVIPTIEGTRPILIEAQALVTETVFSTPSRRCTGLDQNRLALLLAVLEKRMRYQLYKCDVFVSIAGGIRVTEPGLDLGVLLAVASSMRNRVIDPETVVVGEVGLGGEIRSVPRVDSRIKEALHMGFTRCVIPKRNLKGVSEEIRQKVSLIGVEFVEEAVDALIS; from the coding sequence ATTGTGGCGATTAAGCAAAAAAATGTGTGGTATTGTAGTGAATGTGGACATAAACAGACAAAATGGTTAGGTCAATGTCCTCAATGTTCTCGCTGGAATACTTTTCATGAAGAAGTTGAGTTTTTAGGAAACGTTCGCTTCGAATCCGCTCCCTCTATCTCTGCAAACAAGCCGATGCGTATTAAAGATGTTTCTTCAGTAGAAACTCCTCGTATTTCCACCCATATCCAAGAATGCGATCGCTTAATTGGCGGAGGGATTGTTCCGGGTTCTCTGACGCTTGTCGGAGGGGATCCAGGTATTGGCAAGTCCACCTTGTTACTCCAGCTTTCGAATGCTTTAGCTATGCAAGGGCTTATTATCCTGTATGTGTGCGGAGAAGAGTCCGTCGAGCAAACATCGATGCGTGCAAAGCGCTTAGGCATTGAATCTGATAACCTCTATCTCTTGAACGAAACCAATTTCTCGGCCATTAAAGTCCAAATCGACAACATCAAACCCGACGTTCTCATTGTCGACTCGATTCAAATTGTTTACAAAAGTGAGATCAGCTCGGCTCCTGGTTCCGTTTCGCAAGTGCGAGAAACCACGACAGAATTTATGCACCTAGCAAAAGGGCGAAGAATTGCCACTTTCTTGATTGGTCACGTGACAAAGTCTGGAGAGATCGCAGGTCCACGTGTGCTTGAGCACTTAGTGGATACAGTGCTCTATTTCGAAGGGGACAAGCAGCAGAACTACCGCATGATTCGGGTTGTGAAAAACCGTTTTGGTCCAACGGATGAGATCGCGGTATTTCAAATGAATTCAAGTGGTTTAACGCAAGTCCCAAATCCTTCACATATATTCCTCGAGGAAAGAACCAAAAATAGAGTGGGTTCTGTGGTTATTCCTACCATTGAGGGGACTCGTCCCATTTTAATTGAAGCCCAGGCTCTTGTCACAGAAACGGTTTTTAGTACCCCTTCCCGTCGTTGCACAGGCTTGGACCAAAATCGTTTGGCTCTTTTGTTGGCTGTTTTAGAGAAAAGAATGCGCTATCAATTATATAAGTGTGACGTCTTTGTTTCGATCGCCGGAGGCATTCGTGTGACAGAACCTGGCTTAGATCTCGGTGTTTTGCTAGCGGTTGCATCATCCATGCGCAACCGAGTCATCGATCCAGAAACAGTTGTGGTTGGAGAAGTGGGCCTTGGAGGTGAAATTCGAAGCGTTCCCCGCGTCGATAGCCGCATTAAAGAGGCTTTGCATATGGGTTTCACACGGTGTGTCATTCCTAAACGCAATTTAAAAGGTGTTTCAGAAGAAATTCGCCAAAAAGTTTCTTTAATTGGTGTTGAATTTGTTGAGGAGGCCGTAGATGCCCTTATCTCCTAA
- a CDS encoding PP2C family serine/threonine-protein phosphatase produces MNLFHSMVDKLPGSSYIKVCLSSSCKSATRWGHRIVSTFEHMPLFGKFALQVKLIAILALRKLFLPRDVSWKPRRLPVEHAFEKMRRNAYKAVQEHYNKASCESYISPCEMQLLAAPGKSSLHFFPAVCSSKGNRPTMEDTQFYLEFPKGILLAVFDGHRGRGVADFARDEFQKRFPIALADAEGNVHEAFEQLFYAIHSDIVKAHDINLICKGSAAVVCYIDKMTQKIYAATLGDSEANIYRKIDGELKSIPLSCVRDWSHEKEALRAAIAQKDLSIVYKWTHTDEPKSLRYYKRTFSGKYGLNLSRSLGDADFAGTPAEPIMIAKPKITVWELMQDDILVLASDGLKDYVSEERIVDVLQEECDNIAECLINEAIKEKSENVTVIAVKVCGIGIGSQ; encoded by the coding sequence GTGAATCTTTTTCATTCTATGGTTGATAAGTTACCTGGATCATCTTACATCAAAGTCTGTTTATCTTCTTCTTGCAAGTCAGCAACAAGATGGGGGCATCGAATTGTTTCGACTTTCGAACATATGCCTTTATTCGGGAAGTTTGCCCTGCAGGTGAAATTGATTGCGATTTTGGCATTAAGAAAATTGTTTCTGCCTAGGGATGTTTCCTGGAAACCAAGACGATTGCCGGTTGAGCATGCGTTTGAAAAAATGCGTCGCAATGCTTACAAAGCTGTTCAAGAGCATTACAATAAAGCATCTTGTGAAAGCTACATCTCTCCCTGTGAAATGCAATTATTGGCAGCGCCTGGCAAATCTTCACTCCACTTTTTCCCAGCAGTATGCAGTAGCAAAGGGAATAGACCGACTATGGAGGATACCCAGTTTTATTTGGAATTCCCAAAGGGAATTCTTTTAGCCGTCTTTGATGGACATCGTGGACGGGGTGTGGCGGATTTTGCACGAGATGAATTTCAGAAAAGATTTCCGATTGCATTAGCTGATGCCGAAGGGAATGTGCATGAAGCCTTTGAACAATTATTTTATGCGATTCATTCTGACATCGTAAAAGCACATGATATCAATTTAATCTGCAAGGGAAGCGCGGCTGTTGTGTGTTACATAGATAAAATGACACAAAAAATTTACGCAGCGACTCTAGGTGATAGTGAGGCTAATATTTATAGAAAAATTGATGGAGAGCTGAAATCCATTCCTCTTTCATGTGTTAGGGATTGGAGCCATGAAAAAGAAGCTTTGCGGGCTGCAATAGCCCAAAAAGACCTCTCAATTGTGTATAAATGGACGCATACGGATGAGCCGAAGAGTTTACGTTATTACAAAAGAACTTTTTCTGGCAAGTATGGGCTTAATTTAAGCCGATCGCTTGGAGATGCAGATTTTGCAGGGACCCCCGCGGAACCGATCATGATTGCAAAGCCAAAGATTACAGTTTGGGAGCTTATGCAGGACGATATCCTTGTACTAGCTAGCGATGGATTAAAGGATTATGTTTCAGAAGAACGGATTGTGGATGTTCTTCAAGAAGAATGCGATAACATTGCGGAATGTCTCATTAACGAAGCCATAAAAGAGAAAAGTGAAAATGTAACGGTGATAGCGGTTAAGGTGTGTGGTATAGGCATTGGATCGCAATAG
- a CDS encoding F-box protein, translated as MQINDLPAEALTLVLSFLEVKDLAQVNLVSQQLRKAVADDKLWKGLYKRDFPNSYKGRIATEIMGQSRYTQDPPNWQNNYKAQACFLHFMYHFKKSAEQESKI; from the coding sequence ATGCAAATCAATGATCTACCCGCAGAAGCTCTAACTCTCGTTCTTTCTTTTTTAGAAGTGAAAGATTTGGCCCAAGTCAACTTAGTGAGTCAGCAACTGAGAAAGGCTGTAGCAGATGATAAGCTTTGGAAAGGGTTATACAAACGGGATTTCCCTAATTCATACAAGGGAAGAATTGCAACGGAAATCATGGGGCAATCTCGCTATACACAAGATCCGCCCAATTGGCAGAACAATTATAAGGCACAGGCGTGCTTTCTACATTTTATGTATCATTTTAAGAAATCTGCAGAGCAAGAAAGCAAAATCTAA
- the rfbC gene encoding dTDP-4-dehydrorhamnose 3,5-epimerase, with the protein MHAIKTEIPDVILFEHSVFRDARGFFLESYRASDFAQEIGAHKAFVQDNHSHSLQGVLRGLHYQYKKPQGKLVRVVTGEIFDVAVDLRQSSPTYGKWVGRHLSAERPCSMWIPPEFAHGFLVLSSHADVLYKTTDYYDPSSEFCLRWNDPQLAINWPLQQPPMLSKKDTDGKLFKELPHFL; encoded by the coding sequence ATGCATGCCATTAAAACTGAGATTCCCGATGTGATACTGTTCGAGCACAGTGTGTTTCGTGATGCACGAGGCTTTTTTTTAGAAAGTTATCGTGCAAGTGATTTTGCGCAAGAAATAGGTGCGCATAAAGCATTTGTTCAAGACAACCATTCGCATTCTCTTCAAGGAGTGCTGCGAGGATTGCATTATCAATATAAAAAGCCTCAAGGAAAACTTGTCAGAGTCGTTACGGGTGAAATTTTTGATGTGGCGGTGGATTTGCGTCAATCTTCCCCAACCTATGGTAAATGGGTTGGCAGGCATCTTTCAGCTGAAAGGCCTTGTTCAATGTGGATTCCTCCGGAATTCGCGCATGGGTTTCTAGTGTTGTCCAGCCATGCCGATGTTCTGTATAAAACGACGGATTATTATGACCCCTCTTCGGAGTTCTGTTTGCGATGGAATGATCCACAATTGGCAATTAACTGGCCCCTTCAACAGCCGCCCATGTTGTCAAAAAAAGACACAGACGGAAAGTTATTTAAGGAGCTGCCGCATTTTCTCTAG
- a CDS encoding superoxide dismutase — translation MTLQYKLPDLPYDLGDLEPVISKEIMSLHYNKHHATYVANLNKALEQYAEAEAKNDLPALITLQSAINFNGGGHINHSIFWTNLAPQKSGGGAPPEGAIAEAIQKQFGSLEKFIETMNTKTAAIQGSGWGWLGYCKNKKQLEIVTCSNQDPLAAKGLVPLLGIDVWEHAYYLQYKNVRADYLKAIWNIVNWKNVEERFTKAKAE, via the coding sequence ATGACGCTGCAATACAAATTGCCCGATTTGCCGTATGACCTTGGCGATCTAGAACCTGTGATTTCTAAAGAGATCATGTCTTTGCACTATAACAAGCATCATGCGACTTATGTGGCGAATTTGAATAAAGCCCTTGAGCAATACGCTGAGGCTGAAGCTAAAAATGATCTTCCTGCATTAATTACCTTGCAATCCGCAATTAATTTCAATGGTGGTGGACATATCAACCATTCGATTTTCTGGACAAATTTAGCCCCTCAAAAAAGTGGTGGCGGAGCTCCTCCGGAAGGTGCTATCGCGGAAGCTATCCAAAAACAGTTTGGTTCCCTCGAGAAGTTTATCGAAACAATGAACACCAAAACAGCCGCAATTCAAGGCTCTGGTTGGGGTTGGCTCGGTTATTGCAAGAACAAAAAACAATTAGAAATTGTGACTTGTTCAAACCAAGATCCTTTAGCTGCAAAAGGTTTAGTACCTTTATTAGGGATTGACGTTTGGGAGCATGCTTATTATCTTCAGTATAAAAATGTACGTGCAGATTATCTGAAGGCTATTTGGAATATTGTGAATTGGAAGAACGTAGAAGAGCGTTTTACAAAGGCTAAAGCTGAGTAA
- the accD gene encoding acetyl-CoA carboxylase, carboxyltransferase subunit beta: MGLFSRDKPKIKIQTTKKDGFSGWLKCTHCNELIHTNQIEQNNNCCPKCDYHYRLSVEERLKSLADPDSFQVMFTEYQPVDSLGFVDTEPYPQRLTAAREKSGRDEAVLVGRCLMGGRPVALGIMDFQFMGGSMGSVVGERLTLLMEYALSHHLPLVIVSTSGGARMQESVLSLMQMAKTSGALAKLHEAKIPYISVLTNPTTGGVTASFASLGDIIIAEPNALICFAGPRVIEQTIGQQLPPGAQKSEFLLKHGMIDCIVRRPELKGKIVEFLDFLAADLKEVTPDSSQEGGKKKGGTKR; the protein is encoded by the coding sequence ATGGGTTTGTTTTCCCGCGATAAGCCAAAAATTAAAATCCAAACGACCAAAAAAGACGGATTTAGTGGATGGTTAAAATGCACGCATTGTAATGAGCTCATTCATACCAATCAAATTGAGCAAAATAACAATTGTTGTCCAAAATGCGATTATCATTACCGCTTATCTGTCGAAGAAAGGCTAAAATCTCTTGCCGATCCAGACTCATTTCAAGTGATGTTTACTGAATATCAACCCGTTGATTCTTTAGGGTTTGTGGATACAGAACCTTATCCGCAACGTTTAACTGCAGCAAGAGAAAAATCCGGCCGCGATGAAGCTGTATTGGTTGGACGCTGTTTAATGGGTGGTCGTCCGGTTGCGCTTGGTATCATGGATTTCCAATTTATGGGCGGGTCCATGGGGTCTGTTGTCGGTGAAAGACTCACTTTGTTAATGGAATATGCATTATCTCATCATCTCCCTTTGGTCATTGTCTCAACTTCTGGTGGCGCACGTATGCAAGAATCTGTGCTATCTCTCATGCAAATGGCAAAAACGTCTGGAGCATTGGCCAAACTGCATGAAGCCAAAATTCCTTATATTTCCGTTTTGACAAATCCCACAACGGGGGGGGTAACAGCCTCATTCGCTTCTTTAGGTGATATTATCATTGCGGAACCTAATGCTTTAATTTGTTTTGCAGGTCCACGTGTGATTGAGCAGACAATTGGTCAACAACTTCCTCCTGGTGCTCAGAAATCGGAATTCTTACTGAAACATGGTATGATTGACTGCATTGTAAGACGTCCAGAATTAAAAGGTAAAATTGTGGAGTTTTTAGATTTCCTCGCTGCTGATTTGAAGGAAGTCACTCCAGACTCTTCGCAAGAAGGGGGAAAGAAAAAAGGTGGGACTAAGCGCTAG
- the dut gene encoding dUTP diphosphatase yields the protein MSSHCNVWIKTEEGASLPAYGSIDAAGADVRAYLKEDVILSPGSSARIPTGIYFEIPQGFEIQVRPRSGLAANHQITVLNTPGTIDADYRGELQIILINHGKEPFIVTNGMRIAQIVLSPVVQAIFAFKEQLAETVRGTGGFGHTGLN from the coding sequence ATGAGTTCTCATTGTAACGTATGGATAAAAACGGAAGAGGGTGCCTCTTTGCCTGCTTATGGATCAATCGATGCTGCGGGGGCCGATGTCAGAGCCTATCTCAAAGAAGATGTGATCCTGTCTCCAGGCAGTAGTGCACGTATACCCACAGGAATTTATTTTGAAATCCCCCAAGGGTTCGAAATTCAAGTTCGCCCTAGAAGCGGTTTAGCTGCCAATCATCAGATTACGGTTTTAAATACTCCGGGAACCATTGATGCCGATTACCGCGGCGAGCTGCAAATTATCTTGATCAATCATGGAAAAGAACCATTTATCGTCACCAATGGTATGCGGATTGCTCAAATAGTTCTTTCTCCCGTTGTTCAAGCCATTTTTGCATTCAAAGAACAACTAGCCGAAACAGTCCGTGGTACTGGCGGCTTTGGACATACAGGGCTCAATTGA
- a CDS encoding uroporphyrinogen-III synthase has protein sequence MSRILYLGLKIPKALYRQAIHCPIIKIAPRAFFEPDIIQAFSRFSDYTHLILTSQTAVQLFLEAAIFFQINADVINTKKIVAVGKKTAAELAKHRFSADFVPLEETAEGIRDLFANWDRTSLYVFWPHSALSRPLLTDYWKQNGIKHTDCVLYDTFTNHEVTLPDLSTIDEIVFTSPSTVDAFLERYYHIPRDKKLTSIGPVTAARLVKSL, from the coding sequence ATGTCTCGCATCCTCTATCTAGGATTAAAAATCCCCAAAGCTTTATATCGGCAAGCGATCCATTGTCCCATCATTAAAATCGCTCCTCGAGCATTTTTTGAGCCTGATATTATACAGGCTTTTTCTCGTTTTTCGGATTATACCCATCTTATTTTAACCAGCCAAACAGCCGTTCAGCTATTCTTAGAAGCAGCTATCTTCTTTCAGATAAATGCAGATGTCATCAATACTAAAAAGATCGTGGCTGTAGGGAAGAAAACAGCTGCCGAGCTGGCTAAGCACCGGTTTTCTGCCGATTTTGTTCCACTGGAAGAAACTGCGGAAGGGATTAGAGACTTATTTGCAAATTGGGACCGAACTTCCTTGTATGTGTTTTGGCCACATTCAGCACTTTCTAGACCCTTATTGACCGATTATTGGAAACAAAATGGAATTAAGCATACTGATTGTGTCCTCTACGATACCTTCACAAACCATGAAGTTACATTACCCGATCTTTCAACAATCGATGAAATTGTCTTTACAAGCCCTTCTACAGTAGATGCCTTTTTAGAAAGGTATTACCATATTCCTAGAGACAAAAAATTGACATCCATTGGACCTGTAACAGCTGCCAGACTGGTAAAAAGCTTGTGA
- the rnc gene encoding ribonuclease III — MKALDLLAQNISNIELRLGYKFQDRDLLALAFVHRSFINENREIHEHNERLEFLGDSVLGLLIADYLYRYLPSTPEGELSYLKSRLVEASSCVTYIHKLDLEQFLLLGRGERMNDGRGRESILADLLEAIIGAVYLDGGLESAKAFLFKNFSTEIEAILKTPVRNWKALLQDYCQKKYQTTPSYHVIDEKGPDHSKTFKISVFLNDEEVGKGEGGSKKEAQQKAAEDALSKMDIHE, encoded by the coding sequence ATGAAAGCATTGGATTTGTTAGCTCAAAATATTTCAAATATTGAATTAAGGTTAGGTTATAAATTTCAAGATCGAGACTTGCTGGCACTTGCCTTTGTCCACCGGTCTTTTATCAATGAAAATCGGGAAATTCACGAACATAATGAACGCTTAGAATTTTTGGGCGATTCTGTTTTAGGATTATTGATTGCGGATTACCTTTACCGTTATCTTCCCTCAACGCCTGAAGGAGAACTCTCCTATCTGAAATCCAGGCTAGTGGAGGCTAGTTCATGCGTGACATACATTCATAAGCTGGATCTTGAACAGTTTTTGTTGCTGGGTCGTGGCGAGCGTATGAATGACGGTAGAGGAAGAGAATCGATCCTAGCCGATCTATTAGAAGCTATTATTGGAGCCGTTTATCTCGATGGCGGATTAGAAAGCGCTAAAGCTTTTCTTTTCAAAAACTTTTCGACAGAAATCGAAGCCATATTAAAAACTCCCGTGCGCAATTGGAAAGCCCTACTGCAAGATTATTGCCAGAAAAAATATCAAACAACACCTTCTTATCATGTTATCGATGAAAAAGGACCTGATCATAGTAAAACATTTAAAATTTCCGTGTTTTTAAATGATGAGGAAGTTGGCAAAGGAGAAGGGGGATCTAAAAAAGAGGCCCAGCAGAAAGCTGCCGAAGATGCACTTTCTAAAATGGATATTCATGAATAG
- the hemC gene encoding hydroxymethylbilane synthase — MPLSPKCLRVAARESPLSKAQVLEVQQALHPHHPMIELIPVWIATTGDKQQEISLRNMEKTDFFTKELDALLLSGQCDVAVHSAKDLPDPLPQGLSLIALTEGVDNRDVLVIREGLSLAALPQAAMIATSSERREQQARMLRTDFRFMDLRGTIGQRLSLLEAGVADGIIVAEAALIRLGLCHLNRVYLPGETAPMQGRLAILAKTEHVEMREIFACLDAESGLCLASSI, encoded by the coding sequence ATGCCCTTATCTCCTAAATGTCTTCGAGTGGCAGCACGAGAATCTCCATTATCAAAAGCTCAGGTCTTAGAAGTCCAACAGGCTTTGCATCCTCATCATCCTATGATTGAGCTGATTCCTGTTTGGATAGCCACGACAGGGGATAAACAGCAAGAGATCTCCCTGCGAAATATGGAAAAAACAGATTTCTTCACCAAGGAATTGGATGCGTTATTGCTCTCGGGACAATGTGATGTGGCTGTGCATTCTGCCAAAGATTTGCCCGACCCATTGCCTCAGGGCTTATCTTTAATTGCTTTAACAGAGGGCGTCGATAATCGAGATGTGCTAGTGATTCGAGAAGGACTTAGTCTTGCGGCACTCCCTCAAGCAGCCATGATCGCCACTTCTTCCGAGCGTCGCGAGCAGCAAGCTCGCATGCTGCGCACAGATTTTCGTTTTATGGATTTACGCGGAACCATTGGTCAACGATTAAGTCTTTTAGAGGCTGGTGTGGCGGATGGTATCATCGTGGCAGAAGCAGCCTTGATTCGCTTAGGACTTTGCCATTTAAATCGCGTTTATTTGCCGGGAGAGACCGCGCCTATGCAAGGACGACTCGCTATTTTGGCTAAGACAGAGCATGTCGAGATGCGTGAAATTTTTGCTTGCCTTGATGCTGAGAGTGGATTATGTCTCGCATCCTCTATCTAG
- a CDS encoding L,D-transpeptidase, translating into MKRPIAILISLALLILSYPLQANSLPKQFLDKMAELKQPLTRHVIVVDVTSQKLFLYNDHKIVTSYPISTSSKGTGQESNSYKTPLGAHRIAEKIGQNAPINAIFVERKNTGKIWSPLPKGKREKVDLVLTRILWLEGLEKGFNQGIGKGGKSVDSFQRYIYIHGTNAEDLIGTPASKGCIRMKNEDLISLFAFVDSGSLVYISYF; encoded by the coding sequence ATGAAGCGTCCGATTGCAATTTTAATCTCTTTAGCTCTGTTAATCCTTAGTTATCCCCTACAGGCAAACTCACTACCCAAGCAATTCCTCGATAAGATGGCAGAACTGAAGCAGCCATTAACGCGTCATGTCATTGTCGTAGACGTTACTTCGCAAAAATTATTTTTATACAACGACCATAAAATAGTAACAAGCTATCCCATTTCCACCTCAAGTAAAGGAACCGGACAAGAATCCAATAGCTATAAAACTCCTTTAGGTGCTCACCGAATCGCTGAAAAAATTGGACAGAACGCTCCTATTAATGCGATTTTTGTGGAAAGAAAGAATACTGGTAAAATTTGGTCCCCTCTTCCTAAAGGAAAACGAGAAAAAGTTGATCTAGTCCTAACGCGCATCTTATGGTTAGAAGGATTAGAAAAAGGCTTCAATCAAGGCATTGGAAAAGGTGGGAAAAGTGTGGACAGCTTTCAAAGGTATATTTACATCCATGGCACTAACGCTGAAGATTTAATCGGAACCCCAGCCTCAAAAGGATGTATTCGCATGAAAAATGAAGATCTTATCTCTTTGTTTGCGTTTGTTGATTCTGGATCTCTCGTGTATATTTCGTATTTTTAA